AACCGATCCGCCAGCCTGCCATGGAGTAGGTCTTCGACAGGGTCGTTGTCTCAACGGCGATCTCACGTGCGCCTTCGACCTGAAGGATGGATGGTGGCGGATCCTCGAAATAGATTTCGTTGTAGGCAAGATCAGACAGGATCCAGAGATCATGCTGACGGGCGATCTTTACGGCTTCGCGGTAGAAATCGAGATCAGCCACAGCGCCTGTCGGGTTGGACGGATAGCAGAGCACCATCGCGGTCGGCGGCGGCACGCTGTAGCGGATCGCGTGATCAAGATTGGAGAGGTACTGTTCCGGCGTCTGGGCTGGCACGCCGCGGATCGAGGCGCCAGCGATGATGAAGCCGAACGAGTGCAGCGGATAGGAGGGGTCGGGCGCTAGGATAACGTCGCCCGGGGCGGAAATTGCCTGTGCGAGGTTGGCGAAGCCTTCCTTCGACCCCAGCGTCACGATGACTTCGCGGTCCTTGTCCAGCGTCACGTCGAAGCGGCGCTTATAGTAATTCACGAGCGAGCGGCGCAGGCCATTGATGCCGCGCGAAGCGGAATAGCCATTCACGTCCGGCTTCTGTGCGGTCTCACAAAGCTTGTCGACGATGTGTTTTGGTGTCGGCAGGTCCGGATTGCCCATGCCGAGGTCAATAATATCCGCGCCATTCGCCCGCAGCGCCGCCTTGCGACGGTTCACCTGTTCAAAAACATAGGGCGGCAAACGCCTGATCTTATAAAATTCTCCGGCCATGACCGAACTCCGCAGGGCAAATGGGCTGTAGCGATGGAAAGGAAGTGTCAGCGCCGCGCGCGGGGCCTGTCAAACCTTGCCCGCAGGGAAGCAACTTCCTGATCTGACAGGAAGTCGGCGGGAGCTGGCCGACCTTCGAGCTTGTTAAGCTGCGCATCGCCCCAGGCCGCGATTTCCTGCGGCGTGAGATAAGTCGGCGCTGAACGCGGGTCCTTGAGCATGGCCTGATACAAGGCGCTGCGGCGGCGGACCGCCTCATCCTTGGCGCGCTTGGAGTCCGAGTCCACGCCTTCATCCGTCTCGACTTCAGCCTGAGGTAGCGTCGGGACATCAGCAATTTTCGGGAAGCCACGTTCCGCCAATTCCGCCTGGCGCTTTTCATACCATTCCGGCGGCTGCACGGTGCTGCTCGAGGTCGCAGTTGTCGTGCATCCGACCAGCATCAGCGTAAAAACGGGAATCAACCAGGCTTTCGTCATAAACTTCGGTACTCTTCATTCATCCTGAAACATTTATTCCCTACCGCTGTTTGTGTAGAATAGCGATAGAGGGTGATGAAAAGCACGAGCGATATGAGCGATCCAGAACACCGCACACTGAATGCGATCCTCGCTGATCAATCACCTGAGCAGTTACAGGCGATCGGGCAGGCCCTTGCCGAAGCCGCGATCGAGTCGCAGGCGCTGCTCAATGAAGTGCTTGCGACAGCGAACCCCGGCGAAGGGCTTACGTCAAACCCAGACCCATTCGGTGTCGGCAACACCTACGGCCGCCTCGGACAGTCGCTGGCGAGCAATCCGCAGGCCTTGCTCGACGCAAATCTGGAGCTCTGGACCGGCTGGATCAGCCTCTGGAAGGATTTCACGCTCGGTCAGATCAGCGATGCGAAGGACAAGCGCTTCTCTGACCCCGAATGGTCGTCCAACCCGGCATTCGAGTTCATGCGCAAGGCGTATGAGCTGAACTCATCCTGGATGATGTCGCTGCTGGAGGCCGCGCCTGATCTTTCGCCAAGCGACAAGCGCAAGGCCCAGTTCTACACGCGCCAGACAATAGACGCGCTGTCCCCGACCAATTTCTTCGCGACCAATCCTGCAGCCCTGCGCGCCATGTTGAAAACGGGCGGGCAGAGCCTCGTTGACGGCTTGCGGAATGCCCGCGCTGATATCGCCAAAGGTGGCGGCCGCCTGTCGATCAGCCAGTCGGATGAAACGCCATTTGAGATCGGCAAGAATATCGCAACCGCCCCCGGCAAGGTCGTGTTCCGTAACAAGCTGATCGAGCTACTTCGGTTCGAACCATCCACCGAGGATGTTTATGAGCGCCCGCTGCTCATCTTCCCGCCCTGGATCAACAAATACTACATCATGGACCTGCGCGAGGAGAACTCGCTGATCCGCTGGCTCGTCGACAAGGGCCTGACCGTCTTCGTGGTCTCGTGGCGGTCTGCGGATGCCGTGACGCGTGATTTTACGTGGGATGACTATATCGAACACGGAGCGTTCGCGGCGATGAACGAAGCCCTCGCCCAAACCGGTGCGGGCAAGCTTAACGCCATTGGCTATTGTATCGGTGGCTCGCTTCTCACCGGGGCGCTTGGCCACATGGCGAAGACGGGCGACGAGCGCGTCGCATCGGCCACCTTCTTTGCGTCGCAATCAGACTTCTCCGATGCAGGCGACCTGATGGTGTTCACCGATCCGGAGTCACTCGGCAGCATCGATTCCGTCATCGACGAGAATAATGGCATCATGCCGGGCGAGATGATGGGCCAGACTTTCAACTGGCTGCGCCCTGTCGACCTCGTCTGGCGCTACGTTGTCGACAATTACATGATGGGCAAGAAGCCTCGCCCGTTTGACCTTCTGTTCTGGAACGCGGATCAAACGAATATTCCGGGCGAGACGCATCGTACCTATCTGAAAAACCTGTATGGAAAGAATGAGCTATCCCAAGGACGTTTCAAAATCTTCGGTGAGCCTGTTTCCATGGGGGACATCTCTATTCCCGTCACCATTCAGGCGAGCCGCGAAGACCATATCTGTCCGTGGCACTCCATCTATCGCGGTGCCCAGAAGTATGGCGGCGACGTAAATTTCATCCTGGCCGGGTCGGGCCACATCGCTGGCGTGATCAACCATCCGAGCGCCGAGAAGTACCAGCACTGGACAAATGAGGGCTTGGCGAAGACGCCAGAGGCCTGGCTGTCTGGAGCCGAAGAGACCAAGGGCTCATGGTGGCCGACTTGGTGGGAATGGCTTGAGCCTAAGGCGGGCGACCTTCAACCAGCTGAGCCAGTTGAAGACAAGGGGCTGGGCGACGCACCCGGCACCTATGTGAAGATGCGCCTCTCTGACATCGCGCAGGGCAAGATGCCCGCGACCGAGTATTCGACGCCTTCCAAGCCTGACCGCCCGGCCCCAAAGCCGAAGCCGGCCGCCAAAAAGGCGTCTTCGCCTAAGCCCAAACCGGCTGCCGCCAAGGCAAAAAGCAGCTCTACGACTTCGACGAAGTCAAAGGCGGGCGCGAAGAAGCCGGCCAAGAAAACTGCGTCTCAAGGGAAGAGTGGCAGAAGTGCGTCGAGCCCCAAGGCCTGATCCCATCCCATCATAAGGTTGAGGTTCTGGATGGCCTGACCGCTGGACCCTTTGACGAGGTTGTCGATGACCGCGATCACAATCACACGGCCTTTTGCGCTGTCAGGGAAAACGGCAATCCGGCAATCATTCGTCCCGCGCACATGACGCGTATCCGGCGGCGGTGATCCGAGCGGCAACACGCTGACAAAAGGCTGATCTGCATAGGCCGCCGACAGAGCTGCATGGACCGAATCGACGTCTCCGCGCAGATGGCAGGTAACGTGTTCACCTCGTGCCATCGGGATCAGGTGGGGCGTGAACGTCACTTCGATGTCATTGAGGCCTGCCCGCAGATTAAGCTCCTGCTCAATCTCCGGCGTATGCCGATGGGTGCCGACTCCGTACGCGTGCAAGCCCTCGGTGACTTCGCTGAAGAGGTTGCCTTCTTTCAGACCCCGCCCTGCCCCGGTCGCACCGGACTTGGCGTCGATAATGATCGCATCACGATCAATAATCATAGGACTCATTAGCGGCAGCAGAACCATGAGAATCGCCGTCGGATAGCAACCCGGACAGGCGACAAGATCTGCGCCTTTCATGGCATCGCCAGCGTGTTCGCTAAGGCCGTAAATTGCAATTGCCGTACGATCGGGCGCGATATGCTCGCGGCCATACGCCTTAGAATAGGCCACTGCATCGCGAAACCGGTAGTCTGACGAGAGATCGACGACCTTAACATGGGATGGCAGCGTCTCGATCAGGTCCTGGCTTGTCCCATGCGGCAGGCAGCCGAATGCGACGTCAATGCCGTCCCAATCAACATCCTCAGCCTTGATGACGTCGAGGTCGTACTTGCCGCGAAGGTGCGGGAAAATATCCGACAGTGTCTTGCCAGCGAGCGCGTTCCCCGTGGCAGCGACGGGCGTGACAGACGGGTGATTGCGCAGGAGTCGGACGGTCTCAGCGCCGGTATAACCGGACGCGCCCAGAATAGCGGCTTTCAACGGTTGATCGGTCATGAAGCCTCTTTGTCATGTCAGCGGGCAAAGAAAAAGGGCGCTCCGGTTTCGAAGCGCCCTTTTCGGGAAAAAGATTCTGAATGCGAACCTAGCGCTTCGAGAACTGGAAGCTGCGGCGTGCTTTTGCACGGCCATACTTCTTACGCTCAACCGTACGCGGGTCGCGGGTCAGGAAGCCGAATGGCTTGAGAACCGAACGCAGGCCTGGCTCGTAGTTCACGAGTGCGCGGGCAATGCCGTGACGCACAGCGCCAGCCTGACCGGAAAGGCCAGAGCCCTTTACGGTGCAGATCACGTCGAACTCGGTGCGGCGATCGGTTTCAATCAGCGGCTGTTCGATCACCATGCGCAGAACCGGACGAGCGAAATACTGCTCCTGGTCCTTGCCGTTGACGGTGATCTTGCCGGTGCCTGGCTTCAGCCAGACGCGAGCCGTTGCGGACTTGCGGCGGCCGGTGCCGTAAGAGCGGCCGAACTCGTCGATCTTTGGCTCTGCAGTGACAACCGTCTCGGTTGCAGCTTCGCCGCTAGTGACGGTTTTCAGGTCTTCAAGAGAATTGGCGGTATCGGACATATGATCAGTCGTCTCTCAGATTCTTGACGTTCATCGATGCGAAATCGACGGTTTCCGGCTTCTGGGCCTCATGCGGGTGCTCAGACCCTGCATAGACGCGAAGCTTGGAGAATTGCTGGCGGGCGAGCGGGCTTTCACCCGGCATCATGCGCTTCACAGCGAGCTCAATCGCGCGCTCTGGGAAGCGACCGCCGAGGATCTTCTCTGCCGTGGTCTGCTTAATGCCGCCTGGGTATCCGGTGTGACGGTAATAGGTCTTGTCACGCAGCTTGTTGCCGGTGAAGCGAGCCTTTTCCGCATTGATCACAACGATATGGTCGCCCGTATCGATGTGCGGAGTGTAATCAGCGCGGTGCTTGCCGCGCAGGCGTTTGGCGACATATGAAGCAAGGCGACCGACCACAACATCAGTTGCGTCGATAACGATCCACTTGTTCTCCACGTCAGCTGGTGCGTTATAAGTCTTCATTGCTCCTCGGGAGCCTCTCATTCGGAGTGTTGGAATATGTTCAAGCGCCCGCGTTTAAGCGCGCAGACCTTCCCTGTCAACGCAGGGATCGCCGGTTTCCTGCTATTCTATGCTGCATCCTGCTCTGGCCCGCAAGAGCCAGCAGAACAGGGCGAACCAGCGGCCCAGGAAGAGGACGCTGTGTCTGAAACCACTGATACGGCAGCAATAAATATGTTGCCGGCTGTCTGGTCGACCCGCCAGCTCGATTCGCCGGTTGCCAGCATCGGCGTTGCGGGCGGTGCCGGATCGACATTCGCCGTCGCCTATGACGATGGCAGCGTCCAGATTTTCGACTTCGATGGTGAACGTATCACCGAGACGACCGGTGAAGGTACGCGCGCGCTCGCGGAGGGACGCTATGCGATGCTTGCTGGTACGCCGGTCACGATCTTCCCTGGCATCGACGCAGAGGGCAGCCTGAAAGTCTGGATCTATGGCGGCGGCGTTGCCGCGCCTATCCAGTATGATCTGCAAGGGGACCAGACCGGTCCTGCAGCGGGCATCTGTGCCGCCCCGCCTGCGGACGATGCTGATTCCACCCATCGGATTGCGTACTGGACTGAAACGGAGCCGGACACGCTCTATAATGGCGCTATTCGGGAATCGGGCGGCGAGCTTGTCTTTGAAGTCGAAGATGAGCAGACCGCCAGCGGCCCGATCACCGCCTGCGTCATCAGCGCTGACGAGGCGACGGTGTTTACGGCGCCTGTTGATGCAGCGGCCAGCCTTCGCCGTCTGGGACGCGAAACGCTGATCCTGTCCGAAGGCAATGGACGTCTTAAACTGGCCGTTGGCGACAATGAGCCGGCAACATTCGATATTCGTGAAGGCATCACGGTCGAAGTGCCGAGCATGTTTACGTCGCTGGCGGCAACGGGCGATGCGCGCGGCGGCGGCTATCCCGGCGGCGTCATCATTGTCGGCGGCACGGTCAGCGGCGACGATCACCGGGTCGTCATGATAGACCCGAGCCGCATTACGATGTCGCCGATTGAGGTTCCGACGCCGACCGAGTGATCCAGACAAGGCGCACGGCGGCGATGAACACGATCACGCCGAGCGCCTGATGGACGATGGCAAGCTTTAGCGGTGCGCCGCTGACGAGTGTGTAGATGCCCCAAGCGGCCTGAGCCGTGATCAAGGTGGCAAGCAAGGCAAAGGGTTTGGCGGCAGGCTTGCCCCAGGCAAGGACTGCCCCGCCCAGCGCCGCGCCCCAGAGGACATAGGCGAGCAACCGGTGATTGAACTGGGTCGCCGCCAGCCCTTCGAACAGGCTGCGGATGCCAAGACCGTCCTGAATATATGAAGCGGGCACGAAGGCGCCGTCCATGAGTGGCCAGTCAGTATAGGTGCGCCCGGCATCAAGGCCTGCTACGAGGGCGCCTGATGCCATCTGGATCGAAACCAGGGCGAGCAGCACGATCGACAGTGAAGAAAGAAGCCGGGAAGCGGTGATGCGGCTCGTGCGGCCAAGATCCAGCCATAGCCAGACCGTGTAACCAATGATGACGAGCGCCAGAACGAAGTGTGTCATCAACCTGTACGGCGCGACATCCAGACGGTCTGTTTCACCAATCCCGCTGGACACCATCCACCAGCCAATCGCACCCTGCAGGCCGCCAAGCGCAATCAGAATGATGAGGCGCGTGGTGAGCGCCCGGCCGATCCACTTGCGGGCCAGAAAGAAAACGAGACCACCGACAGCAAAAAGGCCGATGAGCCGCCCGAAGAGACGGTGCCCCCACTCCCACCAGTAGATGTACTCAAACTCCGCCAGCGTCATATTGTAGTTCTGCTGCTGGAATTCGGTGGTCTGCTGGTACTTCGCGAACTCTTCCGCCCAGTCCTGCTGGTTGAGTGGCGGGAGAGATCCGCTAATCACGTCCCATTCGGTGATTGAGAGACCTGAATCGGTAAGGCGCGTCATGCCTCCGATCAGGATCATCGCATAGACCATCAGCGCGATAACGACGAGCCAGCGCCGGATCCATTTGTCTGCAAGCGGGGACTTTGCCATTTGTGTCATGGCGACCTATCTGAGCCCATACCGCGATTTCGCAAGCCGTCACGCGGTCGCAGGTGTATCGAAGTCAGGACCGGAACCCATCATGCGCAAACCGCTCGCGGCCATCGCAATCCTTGCCATCATTGCAATCTGGATCTTTCTGGTCGGGACAATCGGCAGCCGTATGACAGATTGGCCGTTCTGGCTCGAACTGCCATTTTACATCATTGCAGGCGTCGCCTGGATCCTGCCTGTGCGGCCGGTCCTGCGCTGGATGAACAGCGCAGAGCCAAGCCAGGACTAGCGGTTTTCCTGATCGTCATCCTCGCCAGCAAGCCGACGGGCCTGCTGGCGCAGTCGCTCGAACATGGTGGACGGGTCTTCGCCTTCATCGCTTTCAGCATTTGAGGCCGTGTCAGCGTCAGGTTCAAAGTCAGGGGTGTCCGAAACCTCTTCTGCCACCTCTGGCGGCAGCGTCTCCGGCGTTGGTTCATCACTCCAGCTGGCCTGGCTTTCAGCGACCTCTTCTTCGGCTTCAGCCTCTACTGGGGCTGGAACCACTTCCGGCGTTGGTTGCGAGTCGGCAGAGTACGCTTCGGCTTCTGGCACATCCGCTTCATCTACGGGAGCGTCTGCCTCAACGAGTTGCTCGGGCATGACCTCAGGCGACGCAGCTGCGGCGGCAGCGGCAGTCGTTGCGACCGTGGCGGTATTATCAGAATAGCTCCCGGCCGTTGCCTGCGCTGCGTAATCAGTCTGTGGTTCTGATGCGACGCTTGTGAGCGAGAGATCCCAGAGGATGGTTTCGCCGCCCGTGAGGGTACGACCCGGCTGCACGATGCAGCTGCCCGGTGAGCGCGCCGGAATGTAGACATCACACCAGCCGCCGAGCCGGCGCGTTGCGACCGTCTTGCCCTTGGCGACCCGGTCACCAGCGTCAGACTTGGTAACAAGGCGCGGGCCGAGACCGCCGGATGCAAAGACGAAACCGGCGCGGATATTGTCATTGCTGAAGACCGCAGAGAGACGCGCAAGCCCTTCGGATTCGGCCTTCATGGCGATCACGGCCTTGGGCTCCCCCTCTGTGCACTCGATACGGTCAATGGCGCCCGCAATTGGCGCGTGAACGTTGTTGGTAGAAACGGGAGACGATGCGATGCGGATGCGGACGGTCGGACCTGCCATACGCAGCCCCTCAGGCGCTTCAGTCTCTCCAACCGAAACGACGACGCCGTCGCAAGGCGACGTCACATGGTCGACCGACTGCGGTGTGACCCGTTCTGCCGTGCGCGTGGCAAAGAGGATGATGACGCCCGGAATGAAGCCGAGCCAGAAAAGCGGCTCCCACAGCATGGCGAGCAGGATGCCGAGCAACCATGCCGCCAGGAATCCGACAACGCCCTCAAGGTCAAAACCGCTCCTGAACCAGGGGAAGGTCTTGTGAGAAAGTGACGCGTCACGGTCTGCCATGGTAGTTCCTCTTATTCGGCGGCAGTTGCGAGGCGATCCCTCGCAACCTGATGCGCCCACATTTGTGCATACTTGCCATCAGAGCGCAAAAGTTCGCCGTGCGTTCCGCGCTCCAGTATTCGTCCTTGCTCGAGAACGACGATTTCGTCGGCGTTCTGCACGGTCGACAAGCGGTGCGCGACCATCAGCGTTGTGCGCCCGCGCGACGCTTCATCGAGCGCATCCTGCACAGCTGCCTCGGTTGCGCTGTCGAGAGCGGAAGTCGCTTCATCGAGGACGAGAACAGCCGGGTCAGCGAGGATGACGCGGGCGATACCGACGCGTTGCTTTTCGCCGCCAGAAAGTTTCAGGCCGCGTTCGCCGACTTCGGTCTGCCAGCCATCCGGCAGCGCTTCGATGAATGGCAGAAGTTGTGCACGGCGTGCGGCGTCCTCGAGCGCTTCGATGGAAGCGTCCGGATTGGCGTAGGCGATGTTTGCGGCGATCGTGTCGTTGAACAGGACGACATCCTGCGGGACGAGGCCCAGCGCCTGTCGCAGAGATGCCTGCGTCATGTCGCGAACGTCTGTGCCGTCGATGCGCACGCTGCCAGTCTGTACATCGTAAAAGCGGAAGAGAAGCTTTAGCAGTGTCGATTTGCCTGCACCGGATGTGCCGACAAAGGCGATCTTACGCCCCGGTGCGACGTCGAAGCTGATATCGGCGACGCCAACCGTTCGGGCATCGTGCGTGAAGCTGACGTCTTCGAAGCTCACCGCGCCTTCTGGCTTGTCGAGCTCTACCGCCTTTGCCCTGTCCTGTACTTCAGGGACCATGGCGAGAAGACCGTGAAGCTTTTCGAGATCGACAGCGCCCTGTTTGATCTCGCGCCAGGCCCAACCGAGGATATTGAGCGGGGCATAGAGGCTGAGCAGGACGAGCATGACTGCGGTGAGGTCACCAATCTGCATCGTGCCCTGGCTGTAATTCCAAGCTGAAAGCGCCAGCACGGCCAAGAGGCCTGCATTCATGATGAAGGCCTGCACGCCGTTCAGCAGGTACATGCTGCGGACCGCTTCAACGTAGCGCTTGTTGTAGCGACGCATGGCGGTGTCATAGCGGCCTGTCTCACGCTTTTCGGCAGCGAAGGCTTTCACCGTTTCGAAGTTTGTCAGCGTGTCGATTGAGACGGCGCGAAGCTCGGTATCCGCCTTGTTCATGCGCCGACGCTGCCGCACGCGCCATTCGGTAATGATAACAGTCGCGATGACGTAGAGAATGATCGTGACGACGGCGATCAGCGCGAGCCGATAGTCATATGCCGCGCCAAGCGCGATGGAGGCGAGCGCGAGACGGACGAAAGTCGGGCCGATATTGAAGGCGAGAAAGCGGATCAGGTAATCGATCGCGCTCGCGCCCCGCTCAATGACGCGGTTAAGCGCGCCAGAGCGGCGCGTCTGATGGAAGCCGAGGGAAAGCGATTGCGCGTGACCAAAGGCGTCGACGCAGGCGATGCGCTGAGCATCCTGGCTGACCGGGCTGAACAGCGCGTCACGCGCCTGCGGTAGCGCGGCCGCCAGAAAGCGAAGTCCGATCGCAAGCGCGATCCAGCCTATGGCAATTGCAAGCGGGGCAGCCTCCACGCCGTCTTCCCCCGCAACCCGGTTGATCGCATCGCCGAGGATGATGGGCGAGACAACTTCCAGCACGGCTGCGCCAAGCGTCAGGATAATGGCGACCACCATGATGGGTCGCCACTTCTTCATCTCCGGACGGGCGAGGAGTTTCAGGATCTTGACGATCGCGCTACCAAGACCGCCATCGGCGCTCTCGATCCGGTCGCGGTCTGGCTGCGAAAAAGTGGGTGCGGTCATGGCTGCCATATGGGACGAAATGTGCGCGGCGAACAGGGCGAGGCTGGAACGAATCCACGCAGTAGCCTAAACGCGCTTGAAAACGAATGAGACTGAAATGGCGAAGCTGAAATCAATCTGTGTCTATTGCGGGTCATCTGACGATGTACGCCCCGGCTATCTGACCCTTGCCCGCAATCTTGGCCGCGCGCTTGCGGATCAGGACCTGAAGCTGGTCTATGGCGGCGGCGGTGTCGGCCTGATGGGCGCTTGCGCGCGCGCTGCCCACGAAGCTGGCGGCGAAGTGCTGGGCATCATGCCGAAATTCCTGCTTCAGAAGGAACGCGTCTTCGATGAAGTCGAACACCGCATCGTCGATGACATGCACACGCGCAAGCAGATGATGTTCGACGAGTCAGACGCTTTCATCGTGCTGCCCGGCGGCATCGGTACGCTGGAAGAGGCTGTCGAGATGCTGAGCTGGGCGCGCCTTGGCCTTCACGCAAAGCCAATGGCCTTCCTCGATGAGGACGGTTTCTGGGCCCCGTTCTTCGAGCTGATGAACCACATCATTGATGGCAAGTTCACGCCTGAAAGCTTCCGCAGCGCACTGGTGCACGAGAGCACGCCAGAGCTTGCGATTTCTGCCCTGCGCGACCGGGTTGTAGCGATTTCCTGATCAGTCTCTGCGTCAGGCGCGGGAAAGCCGGCGTTCGGCTGCCTCGCGCCCGATCAGCGGGAAAATTACTGACATATCCGGGCCGTGCTCCTGACCGGTCAGTGCCTTGCGAAGCGGCATGAAGAGCCCCTTGCCTTTGCGGCCGGTCGCCTCTTTCAGCTCCGTCGTCCAAGCCTTCCAGCTTTCACTGGTGAGCTCACCTTCCGGAAGGCGATTGCGCGCCTCTGCGATGAAGTCGGCGTCCTCGTCATCAATGACTGATGAAATCGTGCCATAGGCGATGTCAGCGAATGGCTTTGCGTCGTGAACGGTCTCACAATTCTCGCGGACGGCCAGCCAGAAGGCTTCGTTGGCCGCATCAGGCGCGATGCGCTCAAGGTCTGCGCGAACCGCTTCGAATGACAGGTCGTGTACGAGGACCGCGTTCAGGGCGAGAAGGTCCTTCTCGTCAAACTTAGCGGGTGCGCGGCCGATTTTCGAGAAGTCGAACTCTGCCGCGAGCGTCGCCAGATCACTGCGCACTTCGATATTGTCGCTGGTGCCGAGCTTGGCGAGCAGTGACAGGATCGCCATCGGCAGGATGCCGCGTGCCTCGAGCGTGTCCATGCTGAGCGAACCGAGGCGCTTGGAGAATGCGCCGCCTTCTGCATCGACCAGAAGCGGGGTGTGCGCCATATCGGGCGCGGTACCGCCAAGCGCCTTGAAGATTTCGATCTGGGCGCCCGAATTGGTGACGTGGTCCTCGCCGCGCACGACGTGGGTGATCTTGGCGTCGATGTCATCGACAACGGATGGCAGCGTGTAGAGATACGAGCCGTCCTCGCGGATCAGAACCGGATCAGAAACGCTGGACGTGTCGATGCTTTGCGGACCGCGAACGAGGTCATTCCATTCAACGCGGTCACCGGACAGCTTGAAGCGCCAGTGCGGCTTCCGGCCTTCGGCTTCCAGCTTCGCCTTGTCCTCATCCGTGAGGTTCAGCGCCGATCTATCATAGACCGGCGGGCGGCCGCGTGAGAGCGCGATCTTGCGCTTGCGGTCAAGCTCGTCAGCGGTCTCATAGCACGCATAGAGGAGGCCCATGCCGCGCAGCTTGTCGGAAGCTGCATCGTACTGGTCGAACCGTTTGGACTGGTTGAACGTGTCATCCCAGACGAGGCCGAGCCAGGTCAGATCAGCCTTGAGGCCATCTTCATAGGCCTGCGTCGAGCGTTCGGTATCGGTGTCATCGATACGAAGGATGAACTTACCCTGCTCTCCTCCCGTCTGCCCCTTAGCAAAGAGCCAGTTGATGAGGGCTGTGCGGACATTGCCGACATGAAGCTTGCCAGTTGGCGAAGGCGCGAAACGGACGACAGGTGCGGTCATCAATCATCCCTGAAACGGTTGGTAATCGGATAGCGACGGTCGCGGCCGAAATTCTTGCCGCCGACTTTGACGCCGGGCGGCGCTTGCCTACGCTTGTACTCGGCAATGTACAAGAGATGCTCGATACGTCTTACAGTTGCCTCATCGTGCCCGCGGGCGAGAATGTCGTCGATATCAGCCTCTTCATCGACGAGGCCGCGCAGGATGTCATCGAGATCGTCATAGGATGGAAGCGAGTCCTCATCCTTCTGGTCCTCGCGCAGTTCTGCCGATGGCGGCTTGGCGATGATGCGTTCGGGAATCACTTCTCCGGGTGGGCCAAGCGCGCCCTTTGGATGGTTCGCATTGCGCCAGCGGGACAACTCAAACACTTCGGTCTTGTAGAAGTCCTTCAGCGCATTGTAGCCGCCGCACATGTCGCCATAGAGCGTCGCGTAACCAACCGCCATTTCAGACTTGTTGCCGGTCGTCACAACCATGTGGCCGAACTTGTTGGAGAGCGCCATCAGGGTCAGGCCGCGAAGGCGGGACTGGATATTCTCTTCGGTCGTGTCGCTTTCACGTCCGGCGAAGAGATCACCAAGCATGTCGTCCATCGCGCCGACACCGGGCGCGATGTTGACGATGTCATAGCGCACGCCGAGCAGCTCTGCGCATTTTTTTGCGTCTTCGAGGCTTTCCGACGAGGTGTATTTCGACGGCATCATCACGCACCAGACCCTATCGGGCCCGAGTGCATCTACCGCTATTGCCGCTGTCAGCGCACTGTCGATGCCGCCGGACATGCCGAGGACGACACCCGGAAACCGGTTCTTGTTCACATAGTCGCCGAGCGCGAGCGTGGCGGCGCGGTACTCCATGTGCCAGCCATCTGGGTCCAGCTCACATCCCGCATCGGGGAGCTTCAGCTTGCGCGTCTCAAGGTCGAACTCAACCATGGACATGCCGGTGTCGAACTGGCCAACGAGACCACAGCGCTGAGAATGGGTGGTGTTCGTTGCGTAGGAGGCGCCGTCGAAGACAAGCTCATCCTGACCGCCCACCTGATTGACGAAGATGTAAGGCAAGCCGAGCC
This genomic interval from Thalassovita mediterranea contains the following:
- a CDS encoding NAD+ synthase: MTDVLKILAVQFNPVVGDINGNAKLALEALEAGARDGADLVVFSEMFILGYPPEDLVLKPSAVELSMKAVADLAKGSADLPAFIIGSPWAEDGELYNSELFCRDGAIEARYDKQELPNYGVFDEQRLFTKGKSPACIVEVKGVKIGLAICEDVWFDRVPNAAKAAGAELLVIPNGSPWRRSIHSERAEAFDRWSRLGLPYIFVNQVGGQDELVFDGASYATNTTHSQRCGLVGQFDTGMSMVEFDLETRKLKLPDAGCELDPDGWHMEYRAATLALGDYVNKNRFPGVVLGMSGGIDSALTAAIAVDALGPDRVWCVMMPSKYTSSESLEDAKKCAELLGVRYDIVNIAPGVGAMDDMLGDLFAGRESDTTEENIQSRLRGLTLMALSNKFGHMVVTTGNKSEMAVGYATLYGDMCGGYNALKDFYKTEVFELSRWRNANHPKGALGPPGEVIPERIIAKPPSAELREDQKDEDSLPSYDDLDDILRGLVDEEADIDDILARGHDEATVRRIEHLLYIAEYKRRQAPPGVKVGGKNFGRDRRYPITNRFRDD